In Marasmius oreades isolate 03SP1 chromosome 1, whole genome shotgun sequence, one DNA window encodes the following:
- a CDS encoding uncharacterized protein (CAZy:AA3) — MSSLQNEKFITANSNLTQFEPSVHGFVGVNSVSLEGSPRRDIEDRLIQTTQEISEFPFNHDMNSGNHLGFGWVQATVGNGVRSSSATSYLGPEFINRSNLNVLVNTRATRLLRANQSLTFSEVELAQDGGSTFQTVMASKEIILSAGSIMSPHVLLHSGIGDSDELAAVGIDVVHHLPSVGKNLTEHPFLWDGYQINSNETFDEANRDLVLAAEQLNEWTLNKTGPLVDSPLVMMGWLRVNESAEIFDRFGDPAAGNSTAHFELFFINGFIGTVPPTGNFMAVGVATVSPVSHGAVTLNSSNPLDNPVIDFHLLQLELYRFIMREAIRSIKRLFSAPAWDRFIIASLTNATTDEELDQYISEKAAGLFHPAGSVVMSARGASWGVLDPDLKVKGVRGLWVVDSSILVSTLLK; from the exons ATGTCATCTTTACAGAACGAAAAGTTCATTACCGCGAACAGTAACCTTACTCAGTTCGAGCCTTCTGTTCACGGCTTCGTCGGTGTCAACTCCGTCAGTTTAGAGGGTTCTCCTCGCCGTGATATCGAAGACCGCTTAATCCAGACCACGCAAGAAATCTCTGAGTTTCCATTTAACCACGACATGAACTCGGGGAACCATCTGGGTTTCG GATGGGTTCAGGCAACGGTTGGAAATGGGGTACGAAGCAGCTCTGCCACTTCATACCTAGGGCCTGAGTTCATAAATCGATCGAATCTCAATGTGCTCGTCAACACTCGCGCGACTCGATTACTAAGAGCTAATCAGTCGCTTACCTTCAGCGAGGTCGAACTCGCTCAGGATGGTGGTA GTACCTTCCAGACAGTAATGGCGAGCAAGGAGATTATTCTTTCGGCGGGCAGCATCATGTCACCCCATGTTCTTCTCCACTCTGGCATCGGTGATTCTGATGAATTGGCTGCAGTCGGCATCGACGTAGTTCATCATCTTCCCTCGGTTGGAAAAAACTTAACAGAGCACCCTTTCCTCTGGGACGGCTATCAGATAAACTCCAATGAGACTTTCGACGAGGCTAATCGAGATCTGGTGTTGGCTGCGGAGCAACTAAATGAATGGACGTTGAACAAAACAGGGCCGCTGGTTGATTCGCCTCTGGTAATGATGGGCTGGCTTCGGGTCAATGAAAGCGCAGAAATTTTCGATCGTTTTGGTGACCCTGCTGCTGGAAACAGCACTGCGCATTTTGAGCTTTTTTTCATC AACGGCTTTATTGGAACCGTCCCACCCACAGGCAACTTCATGGCCGTTGGCGTTGCTACTGTATCTCCCGTCTCGC ATGGAGCCGTAACACTCAACTCGTCAAATCCGTTAGATAATCCGGTCATTGATTTCCACCTCCTCCAGTTGGAGTTATACAGGTTCATAATGCGAGAAGCTATCAGGAGCATTAAAAGACTCTTCTCCGCCCCAGCTTGGGACAGATTTATCATTGCTTCACTGACCAACGCGACAACAGACGAAGAATTAGACCAGTATATTTCCGAGAAAGCTGCCGGACTTTTCCATCCGGCGGGAAGCGTTGTGATGTCCGCGAGAGGTGCAAGCTGGGGTGTGTTGGATCCAGATCTGAAAGTGAAAGGGGTCAGGGGATTGTGGGTGGTGGATTCCAGTATATTG GTTTCAACACTATTGAAATAG